Proteins from a single region of Shinella zoogloeoides:
- the fmt gene encoding methionyl-tRNA formyltransferase: MALRIIFMGTPDFSVATLEALAEAGHEIVAVYSQPPRPAGRRGLELVKSPVHQAAERRGIPVFTPVNFREEADRAAFRAHGADVAVVVAYGLLLPEAILTGTRLGCYNGHASLLPRWRGAAPIQRAIMAGDEETGMMVMKMDKGLDTGPVALTRRVTISETMTAGELHDALMQAGGALMAEAMGKLEAGDLPLTVQAEEGVLYAAKIDKAETRIDFSKPAKDVHNHIRGLSPFPGAWFELPVAGKPERVKVLASERTGDGVSKPAGTVLDDRMTIACGEGAVRLVRLQKAGGKPLDAADFLRGTPVAAGEVLA; this comes from the coding sequence ATGGCCCTTCGCATCATCTTCATGGGCACGCCGGACTTTTCCGTCGCGACGCTGGAGGCGCTTGCCGAAGCGGGCCACGAGATCGTCGCGGTCTATTCACAGCCGCCGCGCCCGGCCGGCCGCCGTGGCCTCGAACTGGTGAAATCCCCGGTGCATCAGGCGGCCGAGCGGCGCGGCATTCCCGTTTTCACGCCCGTCAACTTTCGCGAGGAAGCGGACCGCGCGGCGTTCCGCGCCCATGGGGCGGATGTCGCGGTGGTCGTCGCCTATGGCCTGCTGCTGCCGGAAGCGATCCTCACCGGCACGCGCCTCGGCTGCTACAACGGCCATGCCTCGCTCCTGCCGCGCTGGCGTGGGGCTGCGCCCATCCAGCGGGCGATCATGGCGGGCGACGAGGAAACCGGCATGATGGTCATGAAGATGGACAAGGGCCTCGATACCGGCCCCGTCGCGCTCACCCGCCGCGTGACCATAAGCGAGACCATGACGGCCGGCGAATTGCACGATGCCTTGATGCAGGCGGGCGGCGCGCTGATGGCGGAAGCCATGGGCAAGCTCGAAGCCGGCGACCTGCCGCTGACGGTGCAGGCGGAGGAGGGCGTGCTTTACGCCGCCAAGATCGACAAGGCCGAGACGCGCATCGATTTCTCGAAGCCGGCGAAGGACGTCCACAACCATATTCGCGGCCTCTCGCCCTTCCCCGGCGCATGGTTCGAACTGCCGGTCGCCGGCAAGCCGGAGCGGGTGAAGGTGCTGGCCAGCGAACGGACGGGCGACGGCGTGTCGAAGCCTGCCGGCACGGTTCTCGACGACCGGATGACGATTGCCTGCGGTGAAGGGGCGGTGCGCCTCGTGCGTCTGCAGAAGGCCGGCGGCAAGCCGCTGGACGCGGCGGATTTCCTGCGCGGCACGCCGGTCGCGGCGGGCGAGGTGCTGGCCTGA
- the truA gene encoding tRNA pseudouridine(38-40) synthase TruA, producing MPRYRLRIEYDGTPYVGWQRQDNGPSVQGAIEAAILSLTGETVSIRGAGRTDSGVHAMGQVAHADLSRPWKEHTLRNALNAHLGMAGERVAILDAAEVPDDFDARFSAVKRHYLYRIVSRRAPLALEANRAWFVAKELDHEAMHAVGQVLVGKHDFTTFRAAQCQANSPVRTIDRLEVTRSGDLIEMRVSAQSFLHNQIRSFAGTLKLAGEGKWTVEDVRAALEARDRKACGPVAPPDGLYFMAVDY from the coding sequence ATGCCGCGCTATCGCCTGCGCATCGAATATGACGGCACGCCCTATGTCGGCTGGCAGCGGCAGGACAACGGTCCTTCCGTGCAGGGCGCCATCGAGGCGGCGATCCTGTCGCTGACGGGTGAGACGGTCTCGATCCGCGGGGCGGGGCGCACGGATTCCGGCGTGCATGCCATGGGGCAGGTCGCCCATGCCGATCTGTCGCGCCCGTGGAAGGAGCACACGCTCAGGAACGCGCTCAACGCGCATCTCGGCATGGCCGGCGAGCGTGTCGCGATCCTCGACGCGGCTGAAGTGCCGGACGATTTCGACGCCCGCTTTTCCGCGGTGAAGCGGCATTATCTCTACCGCATCGTCTCGCGCCGCGCGCCGCTGGCGCTGGAGGCGAACCGCGCCTGGTTCGTCGCCAAGGAACTGGATCACGAGGCCATGCATGCGGTGGGGCAGGTGCTCGTCGGAAAACACGACTTCACCACCTTCCGCGCCGCGCAATGCCAGGCGAACAGCCCCGTGCGCACCATCGACAGGCTCGAGGTGACGCGCAGCGGCGACCTCATCGAGATGCGCGTGTCGGCGCAGAGCTTCCTGCACAATCAGATCCGCTCCTTTGCCGGCACGCTGAAGCTGGCGGGCGAGGGCAAGTGGACGGTGGAGGACGTGCGCGCCGCGCTGGAGGCGCGCGACCGCAAGGCCTGCGGCCCCGTCGCCCCGCCGGACGGGCTGTATTTCATGGCCGTCGATTACTGA
- the def gene encoding peptide deformylase yields MTIKPLIILPDPILRQVSKPIETFDGEVKKLADDMLETMYDAPGIGLAAIQIGVARRMLVLDVSKDGEDKKPLVFINPEIVASSDARSVYEEGCLSIPDYYAEVERPATITVRHLDRDGKEQMTEADGLLATCLQHEIDHLNGVLFIDHISKLKREMVIRKFTKAAKMRGSKAL; encoded by the coding sequence ATGACCATCAAGCCGCTGATTATCCTTCCCGATCCGATCCTCCGCCAGGTTTCGAAACCCATCGAGACCTTCGACGGCGAGGTGAAGAAGCTCGCCGACGACATGCTGGAAACCATGTACGATGCCCCCGGCATCGGCCTTGCCGCCATCCAGATCGGCGTCGCCCGCCGCATGCTCGTCCTTGATGTTTCCAAGGACGGCGAGGACAAGAAGCCGCTCGTCTTCATCAACCCGGAAATCGTCGCCTCCTCGGATGCGCGTTCGGTCTATGAAGAGGGCTGCCTGTCGATCCCGGATTATTACGCCGAGGTCGAGCGCCCGGCGACGATCACCGTCCGGCATCTCGACCGTGACGGCAAGGAGCAGATGACGGAAGCCGACGGCCTGCTGGCGACCTGCCTCCAGCACGAGATCGATCACCTGAACGGCGTGCTGTTCATCGACCACATTTCCAAGCTGAAGCGCGAGATGGTGATCCGCAAGTTCACCAAGGCCGCGAAGATGCGCGGCAGCAAGGCGCTCTGA
- a CDS encoding ribokinase has product MITVFGSINMDLIATPERLPKPGETVMGTSFTTAAGGKGANQALAARRAGSMVRMAGAVGDDRLGSQALALLADAAVDLNGVRSPAEATGTAHILVAEDDGENVIVVVPGANATVSEEDAKRTVAAMSRGDYLMLQFEIPDASIEAALVAAKQKGVISIVNIAPFSAATRRLGVMADILVANETEFDLFVGKGELSDAEREATMRALHAESGQTIIVTLGADGVVAIRKNEVFRAAGLKIEPIDTVGAGDTFCGYLAASLDAGLAFKDALRRAAVAGSLACLKPGAQPSIPFAPAVDAEI; this is encoded by the coding sequence ATGATCACCGTCTTCGGTTCCATCAACATGGACCTCATCGCCACACCGGAACGCCTGCCGAAGCCCGGCGAGACGGTGATGGGCACAAGCTTCACCACCGCCGCCGGCGGCAAGGGCGCCAACCAGGCGCTCGCCGCCCGCCGCGCCGGCTCCATGGTGCGCATGGCCGGCGCCGTCGGCGACGACCGGCTGGGCAGCCAGGCGCTGGCGCTCCTTGCCGACGCCGCCGTCGACCTCAACGGCGTGCGCTCGCCCGCCGAGGCCACCGGCACCGCCCATATCCTCGTCGCCGAGGATGACGGCGAAAACGTCATCGTCGTCGTGCCGGGCGCCAACGCCACGGTCAGCGAGGAAGATGCGAAGCGCACCGTCGCCGCCATGTCGCGCGGCGACTACCTGATGCTGCAATTCGAGATTCCCGACGCCTCCATCGAGGCCGCGCTCGTCGCCGCGAAACAGAAAGGCGTCATCTCCATCGTCAACATCGCCCCCTTCAGCGCCGCCACGCGGCGGCTCGGCGTGATGGCCGACATCCTCGTCGCCAACGAGACGGAATTCGACCTCTTCGTCGGCAAGGGCGAGCTTTCAGACGCGGAGCGCGAGGCGACCATGCGCGCGCTCCATGCCGAGAGCGGGCAGACGATCATCGTCACGCTCGGCGCCGACGGTGTCGTCGCCATCCGCAAGAACGAGGTCTTCCGCGCCGCCGGCCTGAAGATCGAGCCGATCGATACCGTCGGGGCGGGCGACACGTTCTGCGGCTATCTCGCCGCCTCGCTCGATGCCGGCCTTGCCTTCAAGGACGCGCTGCGCCGTGCGGCCGTCGCCGGATCGCTCGCCTGCCTGAAACCGGGCGCACAGCCCTCCATCCCCTTCGCCCCCGCCGTCGACGCCGAAATCTAG
- a CDS encoding methyl-accepting chemotaxis protein: protein MFKFKAKSLATKLIVVTGGTIALVMLASNTVLIGQTQGRVAELVYSGADNEAKSIAADIATDIGQLASAARSMAGVIEQGHSGGHFDRKEVVDIIKANAEKNTFALGSWFAEEPNAFDGKSRELPEDLASGTFKDGSFDPYWTKRKDGTIALSTFAPDYKAEWYSLAATSGKGAMTQPYKEDSTGENFTMASIAYPVVSGGKRIGVTGVDVSLKALYEKLSQLRPFGEGRVLLVSQTGNWIVAPTEELLMKVYDGQGADLVQKALATGKPARIENLSFDELATFDRVVYPFALPDINTTWAVLVDVPRAAINAPVNEQTTMMIIGGLIVLGTVLAGLYFAVRFFVQKPLAGLVNDVTTLGKGVYTQPIAGQDRSDETGAVAKALEGFRHQLADTKRLEADANNQRQLTEAERNRSEAERAESSALQRDIVARLGDGLAQLSSGNLTFRLSGDFPGEYGKLKTDFNSAIASLEETIQTVNASVGNIGGGTGEISKGAADLSHRTEQQAASLEETAAALDQLTSQVNSSAENARVAAKSVDTASNDASKSGEVVQKAIDAMRGIETSSHEISNIIGVIDDIAFQTNLLALNAGVEAARAGEAGKGFAVVAQEVRELAQRSANAAKEIKTLINTSETQVREGVDLVGKAGGALENIAEQVIQINGLIRQISSSASEQAVGLKEINAAVNQMDQVTQQNAAMVEETTAASMALNDEAQTLKSLVARFRAGAGTAHQPVQQTRTQAQPQRSAYQAPRTTARAIPQVSGNTALAQDDWEEF, encoded by the coding sequence ATGTTCAAGTTCAAGGCCAAGTCGCTCGCGACGAAGCTCATCGTGGTCACCGGCGGCACGATCGCCCTGGTGATGCTCGCCTCCAACACCGTTCTCATCGGCCAGACCCAGGGCCGCGTCGCCGAACTCGTCTATTCCGGGGCCGATAACGAGGCGAAATCCATCGCCGCCGATATCGCCACCGACATCGGCCAGCTTGCGAGCGCCGCACGCTCCATGGCCGGCGTGATCGAGCAGGGCCATTCTGGCGGGCATTTCGACCGCAAGGAAGTCGTCGACATCATCAAGGCGAATGCGGAAAAGAACACCTTCGCGCTCGGTAGCTGGTTCGCCGAGGAGCCCAACGCCTTCGACGGCAAGTCGCGCGAACTGCCCGAGGATCTGGCGAGCGGCACCTTCAAGGACGGCTCGTTCGACCCCTACTGGACGAAGCGTAAGGACGGCACGATCGCGCTTTCCACCTTCGCCCCCGACTACAAGGCCGAGTGGTATTCGCTGGCGGCAACCAGCGGCAAGGGCGCGATGACGCAGCCCTACAAGGAAGACTCGACGGGTGAGAACTTCACCATGGCCTCCATCGCCTATCCGGTCGTCTCCGGCGGCAAGCGCATCGGCGTGACCGGCGTCGACGTCTCGCTGAAGGCGCTCTACGAAAAGCTCAGCCAGCTTCGCCCCTTCGGCGAAGGCCGCGTCCTCCTCGTGTCGCAGACCGGCAACTGGATCGTCGCGCCCACCGAAGAGCTGCTGATGAAGGTCTATGACGGCCAGGGCGCCGATCTGGTCCAGAAGGCTCTCGCCACCGGCAAGCCGGCCCGCATCGAGAACCTTTCCTTCGACGAACTCGCCACCTTCGACCGCGTGGTCTATCCCTTCGCCCTGCCGGACATCAACACGACCTGGGCCGTTCTGGTCGACGTGCCGCGCGCCGCGATCAACGCGCCGGTCAACGAACAGACCACCATGATGATCATCGGCGGGTTGATCGTGCTCGGCACCGTTCTGGCCGGTCTCTATTTCGCCGTCCGCTTCTTCGTGCAGAAGCCGCTCGCCGGCCTCGTCAACGACGTCACGACGCTCGGCAAGGGCGTCTATACCCAGCCGATCGCCGGCCAGGATCGTTCGGACGAGACGGGCGCCGTCGCCAAGGCCCTGGAAGGCTTCCGCCACCAGCTTGCCGACACCAAGCGCCTTGAGGCCGACGCCAACAACCAGCGCCAGCTCACCGAAGCCGAACGCAACCGCTCGGAAGCCGAACGGGCCGAATCGAGCGCGCTGCAGCGCGATATCGTCGCCCGCCTCGGCGATGGCCTCGCCCAGCTTTCCTCGGGCAACCTGACCTTCCGCCTGTCCGGCGACTTCCCGGGCGAATACGGCAAGCTGAAGACCGACTTCAACTCGGCCATCGCCAGCCTCGAAGAGACGATCCAGACGGTCAACGCCTCGGTCGGCAATATCGGCGGCGGCACCGGCGAAATCTCCAAGGGCGCGGCCGACCTTTCGCACCGCACCGAGCAGCAGGCCGCAAGCCTGGAAGAGACCGCCGCGGCGCTCGACCAGCTCACCTCGCAGGTCAATTCCAGCGCGGAGAACGCCCGCGTCGCCGCCAAGTCGGTCGACACGGCCAGCAACGACGCCAGCAAGTCCGGCGAAGTGGTGCAGAAGGCCATCGACGCCATGCGCGGCATCGAGACCTCCTCGCACGAAATCTCCAACATCATCGGCGTCATCGACGACATCGCCTTCCAGACCAACCTGCTGGCGCTGAACGCCGGCGTGGAAGCGGCACGCGCCGGTGAAGCCGGCAAGGGCTTTGCGGTCGTCGCCCAGGAAGTGCGCGAACTCGCCCAGCGCTCGGCCAATGCCGCCAAGGAGATCAAGACGCTGATCAACACCTCGGAAACGCAGGTTCGCGAAGGCGTCGATCTCGTCGGCAAGGCGGGCGGCGCGCTGGAGAACATCGCCGAGCAGGTCATCCAGATCAACGGCCTCATCCGCCAGATCTCGTCCTCGGCCTCCGAACAGGCCGTCGGCCTCAAGGAGATCAATGCGGCCGTCAACCAGATGGACCAGGTGACGCAGCAGAACGCCGCGATGGTGGAGGAAACCACCGCCGCCTCGATGGCGCTGAACGACGAGGCGCAGACGCTGAAATCGCTCGTCGCCCGCTTCCGCGCCGGCGCCGGGACGGCTCACCAGCCCGTGCAGCAGACCCGCACGCAGGCCCAGCCGCAGCGCTCCGCCTACCAGGCCCCGCGCACGACGGCCCGCGCCATCCCGCAGGTGTCCGGCAACACGGCGCTCGCCCAGGATGACTGGGAAGAGTTCTGA
- the dapD gene encoding 2,3,4,5-tetrahydropyridine-2,6-dicarboxylate N-succinyltransferase: MNTSNLAALSQTIDRAFEERDGINTSTRGEVRDAVETALNLLDGGKVRVAERGEDGNWTVNQWLKKAVLLSFRLNPMEIVKGGPGESSWWDKVPSKFDGWSVNEFEKAGFRAVPNCVVRRSAYIAPNAILMPSFVNLGAYVGEGTMVDTWATVGSCAQIGKHVHLSGGVGIGGVLEPMQAGPTIIEDNCFIGARSEVVEGCIVREGSVLGMGVFIGKSTKIVDRATGEVTYGEVPPYSVVVAGSMPSDKTMPNGLPAPGLYCAVIVKRVDAQTRSKTGINELLRD; the protein is encoded by the coding sequence ATGAACACGTCCAACCTCGCCGCCCTTTCCCAAACCATCGACCGTGCCTTCGAGGAACGGGACGGCATCAACACGTCCACGCGCGGCGAAGTGCGCGACGCGGTTGAAACCGCCCTCAACCTGCTCGACGGCGGCAAGGTGCGCGTCGCCGAGCGCGGCGAGGACGGCAACTGGACGGTCAACCAGTGGCTCAAGAAGGCCGTGCTGCTCTCCTTCCGCCTCAACCCGATGGAAATCGTCAAGGGCGGCCCGGGCGAATCGTCCTGGTGGGACAAGGTGCCCTCCAAGTTCGACGGCTGGAGCGTCAACGAATTCGAGAAGGCCGGCTTCCGCGCCGTGCCGAACTGCGTGGTGCGCCGCTCGGCCTATATCGCGCCCAACGCCATCCTGATGCCCTCCTTCGTCAATCTCGGCGCCTATGTCGGCGAGGGCACGATGGTCGACACCTGGGCGACGGTCGGCTCCTGCGCGCAGATCGGCAAGCATGTGCATCTTTCGGGCGGCGTCGGCATCGGCGGCGTGCTGGAGCCGATGCAGGCCGGCCCGACGATCATCGAGGACAATTGCTTCATCGGCGCCCGCTCGGAAGTCGTGGAAGGCTGCATCGTGCGTGAAGGCTCCGTGCTCGGCATGGGCGTCTTCATCGGCAAGTCGACCAAGATCGTCGACCGCGCGACGGGCGAAGTGACCTATGGCGAAGTGCCGCCCTACTCCGTCGTCGTCGCCGGCTCCATGCCCTCCGACAAGACCATGCCGAACGGCCTGCCGGCCCCCGGCCTCTACTGCGCCGTCATCGTCAAGCGCGTCGACGCCCAGACCCGCTCCAAGACCGGCATCAACGAACTGCTGCGGGATTAA
- a CDS encoding LOG family protein gives MARLKKKNLRRKDGVWDPLADSAQDKHRAAVVPQTAQTAHPAYRLAYADDDFLCREELRPVRLQLELMKVEMMLAERGIKSTVVMFGGARIPAPGQEAWAARNETQRANLEAASVYYEEARKFARMCSERSAALGFKEYVVVTGGGPGVMEAGNRGAADVGAPSIGLNIVLPHEQAPNPYVTPELSFNFHYFAIRKMHFLLRAKAVTVFPGGFGTLDELFETVTLMQTGRMALVPLILFGKEFWHKIIDFDALAAFGTISPGDVELMQFVETADEAWDIIVKFYEALEAEHAAVAAHG, from the coding sequence ATGGCGAGACTGAAGAAGAAGAACCTGCGCCGCAAGGACGGCGTGTGGGATCCGTTGGCCGACAGCGCGCAGGACAAGCACCGCGCCGCCGTGGTGCCGCAGACGGCGCAGACGGCCCATCCGGCCTATCGCCTCGCCTATGCCGACGACGATTTCCTCTGCCGCGAGGAGCTGCGCCCGGTGCGCCTGCAGCTCGAACTGATGAAGGTCGAGATGATGCTGGCCGAGCGCGGCATCAAGTCCACCGTCGTCATGTTCGGCGGCGCGCGCATCCCCGCGCCCGGCCAGGAGGCCTGGGCGGCGCGCAACGAGACGCAGCGCGCAAACCTCGAGGCCGCCTCGGTCTATTACGAGGAAGCCCGCAAGTTCGCCCGCATGTGCTCGGAGCGGTCGGCCGCGCTTGGCTTCAAGGAATATGTCGTCGTCACCGGCGGCGGGCCGGGCGTCATGGAGGCGGGCAATCGCGGGGCCGCCGATGTCGGCGCGCCGTCGATCGGCCTCAACATCGTGCTGCCGCACGAGCAGGCGCCGAACCCCTATGTCACGCCGGAACTCAGCTTCAACTTCCACTATTTCGCGATCCGCAAGATGCATTTCCTGCTGCGCGCCAAGGCCGTCACGGTGTTCCCCGGCGGCTTCGGCACGCTGGACGAACTGTTCGAGACGGTGACGCTGATGCAGACCGGCCGCATGGCGCTGGTGCCGCTGATCCTCTTCGGCAAGGAATTCTGGCACAAGATCATCGACTTCGACGCCCTTGCCGCCTTCGGCACGATCTCGCCGGGCGATGTCGAGCTGATGCAGTTCGTCGAGACCGCCGACGAGGCCTGGGACATCATCGTGAAGTTCTACGAAGCGCTGGAAGCGGAACACGCGGCCGTCGCCGCGCACGGCTGA
- a CDS encoding DUF805 domain-containing protein, which produces MAAVEGQRPNLTWLFFGWSGRLSRAPFALGWAFWLMLLSAALARIMIVPKEDPAFLFWGFVFFGVALVSTVSTIMMTIKRLHDMNLPLALIICLFIPAISFFALIAFMVWPGTPGPNDYGRLPDRPKD; this is translated from the coding sequence ATGGCGGCCGTGGAAGGGCAGAGGCCGAACCTCACCTGGCTCTTCTTCGGCTGGTCCGGCCGGCTGAGCCGGGCGCCCTTCGCGCTCGGCTGGGCCTTCTGGCTCATGCTGCTCTCGGCCGCGCTCGCCCGCATCATGATCGTGCCGAAGGAGGATCCCGCCTTCCTCTTCTGGGGCTTCGTGTTCTTCGGCGTGGCGCTCGTCTCGACGGTCTCCACCATCATGATGACGATCAAGCGGCTGCACGACATGAACCTGCCGCTGGCGCTGATCATCTGCCTCTTCATTCCCGCCATCTCCTTCTTCGCGCTCATCGCCTTCATGGTCTGGCCCGGCACGCCCGGCCCGAACGACTACGGTCGCCTGCCGGACCGGCCGAAGGACTGA
- a CDS encoding DNA recombination protein RmuC codes for MIDPALDTLVTSFLDRLGGLGPALVLLAAGLLAVFGVFSARRSHARQREAAVTAERRFAELLRAQTEMQGRVAAMAEVFGSKQSETSQTINARLDGLTQRLGQSISEQTRATHENLRRLQERLAVIDNAQTNIQSLAKDVVGLQAILSNKQTRGAFGQSRMETIIADAMPPSAYQFQAQLSNGVRPDCTIRMPNGQPPLVVDAKFPLEAWNAMSDGRSPEAAKIAAQQFRRDMEVHIRDIAEKYLLPGETQDTAFLFVPSESIFASIHENFEPTVQRAHRARIVIVSPSLLMLSVQVLQALLKDQRMREQAHVIQGEVARLMDDLTRLDDRVRKLHGHFTAAQKDVDQILTSTEKLARRGARIGELEFETVSELSQPKEKAAESRTGQLRLRVVDED; via the coding sequence ATGATCGATCCCGCTCTCGACACGCTCGTTACGTCCTTCCTCGATCGGCTCGGCGGCCTCGGGCCGGCGCTCGTGCTGCTTGCCGCCGGGCTGCTGGCGGTCTTCGGCGTGTTTTCCGCACGCCGCAGCCATGCCCGCCAGCGGGAGGCGGCGGTAACGGCGGAGAGGCGCTTTGCCGAGCTTTTGAGGGCGCAGACGGAGATGCAGGGCCGCGTCGCGGCCATGGCGGAGGTGTTCGGCAGCAAGCAGTCGGAGACCAGCCAGACGATCAATGCCCGGCTCGACGGGCTGACGCAGCGGCTCGGCCAGTCGATCTCCGAACAGACGCGGGCGACGCACGAAAATCTCCGCCGGTTGCAGGAGCGGCTGGCGGTGATCGACAATGCCCAGACGAACATCCAGTCGCTGGCCAAAGACGTGGTCGGGCTGCAGGCGATCCTCTCCAACAAGCAGACGCGCGGCGCCTTCGGCCAGTCGCGCATGGAGACGATCATCGCCGACGCCATGCCGCCCAGTGCCTACCAGTTCCAGGCGCAGCTTTCCAACGGCGTGCGGCCGGACTGCACCATCCGCATGCCGAACGGCCAGCCGCCGCTCGTCGTCGACGCGAAATTTCCGCTGGAGGCGTGGAACGCCATGTCGGACGGTCGCTCGCCCGAGGCGGCGAAGATCGCCGCCCAGCAGTTCCGCCGCGACATGGAGGTGCATATCCGGGATATCGCGGAAAAGTATCTGCTTCCCGGCGAGACGCAGGACACCGCCTTCCTCTTCGTGCCCTCGGAATCGATCTTCGCCAGCATCCACGAGAATTTCGAACCCACGGTGCAGCGCGCGCACCGCGCCCGCATCGTCATCGTCTCGCCCTCCCTGCTGATGCTTTCGGTGCAGGTGCTTCAGGCGCTGCTCAAGGACCAGCGGATGCGCGAGCAGGCCCATGTCATCCAGGGCGAGGTCGCGCGGCTGATGGACGATTTGACGCGGCTCGACGACCGGGTGCGCAAGCTGCACGGCCATTTCACCGCCGCGCAGAAGGATGTGGACCAGATTCTCACGTCCACGGAGAAGCTTGCGCGCCGCGGCGCGCGCATCGGCGAGCTGGAATTCGAGACGGTTTCCGAGCTTTCGCAGCCAAAGGAAAAGGCTGCGGAGAGCCGGACGGGCCAGTTGCGGCTGAGGGTAGTTGACGAGGACTGA
- the dapE gene encoding succinyl-diaminopimelate desuccinylase, which yields MPKTSADPIENLATLIRCPSVTPAEGGALTALAAMLEPLGFTVERMIAREPGMPDIENLYARIGTEGPHLMFAGHTDVVPVGDEAAWTHDPFGAEISGGEMFGRGAVDMKGGIACFVAAVARQIGKNGPPKGSLSFLITGDEEGPAVNGTIKLLEWAATRGERWDACLVGEPTNPDQLGDMIKIGRRGSVSGTLTVHGVQGHAAYPHLADNAVRGVIALTDALMHPPFDAGTESFQPSNLEVTTIDTGNRATNVVPARASASFNIRFNDSWTAETVMAEIVRRLDAAAQDERLRPGRDPVRYDIEWAERPSHVFLTRNNQLIASLSGAVEAVTGRAPKLSTTGGTSDARFIKDYCPVVEFGLVGQTMHMVDERVAVADLETLTVIYETFIERWFGDARS from the coding sequence ATGCCCAAAACCTCCGCCGACCCGATCGAAAACCTCGCCACCCTCATCCGCTGCCCCTCCGTGACGCCCGCCGAGGGCGGCGCGCTGACGGCGCTTGCCGCCATGCTGGAGCCGCTCGGCTTCACGGTGGAACGCATGATCGCCCGCGAGCCGGGCATGCCCGATATCGAGAACCTCTATGCCCGTATCGGCACCGAGGGACCCCACCTGATGTTCGCCGGCCATACGGACGTCGTGCCCGTCGGCGACGAGGCCGCCTGGACGCATGACCCGTTCGGCGCGGAGATTTCCGGCGGCGAGATGTTCGGCCGCGGCGCGGTGGACATGAAGGGCGGCATCGCCTGCTTCGTCGCCGCCGTCGCACGCCAGATCGGGAAGAACGGCCCGCCGAAAGGCTCGCTCTCCTTCCTCATCACCGGCGACGAGGAAGGCCCGGCCGTCAACGGCACGATCAAGCTGCTGGAATGGGCGGCGACACGCGGCGAGCGCTGGGATGCCTGCCTCGTCGGCGAGCCGACCAATCCGGACCAGCTCGGCGACATGATCAAGATCGGCCGGCGCGGCTCCGTCTCCGGCACGCTTACCGTGCATGGCGTGCAGGGCCATGCCGCCTATCCGCATCTTGCCGACAATGCCGTTCGCGGCGTGATCGCGCTGACCGACGCGCTGATGCATCCGCCCTTCGACGCCGGCACGGAAAGCTTCCAGCCGTCGAACCTCGAAGTGACGACCATCGACACCGGCAACCGCGCCACCAATGTCGTGCCGGCGCGGGCGAGCGCCAGCTTCAACATCCGCTTCAACGATAGCTGGACGGCCGAGACCGTGATGGCCGAGATCGTGCGCCGCCTCGACGCCGCCGCGCAGGACGAAAGGCTCCGCCCCGGCCGCGACCCCGTGCGCTACGACATCGAATGGGCCGAACGGCCGAGCCACGTCTTCCTCACGCGCAACAACCAGCTCATCGCCTCGCTGTCCGGCGCTGTCGAGGCCGTGACCGGCCGTGCGCCAAAACTGTCGACGACGGGCGGCACGTCCGATGCACGCTTCATCAAGGACTATTGCCCCGTCGTGGAATTCGGCCTCGTCGGCCAGACCATGCATATGGTGGACGAGCGGGTGGCGGTGGCCGATCTCGAGACGCTGACCGTGATCTACGAGACCTTCATCGAGCGCTGGTTCGGCGATGCCCGGTCTTGA